Proteins encoded by one window of Pseudomonas tructae:
- a CDS encoding GspE/PulE family protein has translation MLPYRLARQAGLAVAPGASGWSLWLCADADSDQLQELLRVQGQPDEVCHLDRASFDSQLGQLYQAGEGATAALIEGIGEQVDLDGLMSEMPRIEDLLESDDEAPVIRLINGLFAQALRLQASDIHIETFEQSLVVRLRVDGHLREVLRPPRALSAMLVSRIKVMARLDIAEKRQPQDGRITLRSAGREVDVRVSTLPGIHGERVVMRVLDKQASLLALANLGMPAAVEQGLRACLARPNGIVLSTGPTGSGKTTTLYASLNSLNDGSRNILTVEDPVEYAIAGIGQTAINPRAGLTFATGLRAILRQDPDVIMLGEIRDRETAQIAVQASLTGHLVLSTLHTNSAVGAVTRLRDMGIEPFLIASCLRGVMAQRLVRRLCSCARPQPLQAAERQLWPELADLNQSFHAVGCEQCQGTGYRGRLGLYEFIELDAGLIGLLYDGASEVAMQEHLNGRRQSLAGMASQCLRQGQTSLAEVLRAVQG, from the coding sequence TTGTTGCCCTACCGCCTGGCGCGCCAGGCCGGCCTTGCCGTGGCCCCCGGGGCCAGCGGCTGGAGCCTGTGGCTGTGCGCGGATGCCGACAGCGACCAGTTGCAGGAACTATTGCGGGTGCAAGGTCAGCCGGATGAAGTCTGCCACCTGGACCGCGCCAGTTTCGACAGCCAGTTGGGCCAGCTTTACCAGGCCGGCGAAGGGGCCACCGCAGCGTTGATCGAAGGGATTGGCGAGCAGGTCGACCTCGACGGCCTGATGAGCGAGATGCCGCGTATCGAAGACCTGCTGGAGAGCGACGACGAAGCCCCGGTGATCCGCCTGATCAACGGCCTGTTCGCCCAGGCGCTGCGCTTGCAGGCCTCGGACATCCATATCGAGACCTTCGAGCAGAGCCTGGTGGTGCGCCTGCGCGTTGATGGCCATCTGCGCGAAGTGCTGCGCCCGCCCCGGGCGCTGTCGGCGATGCTGGTGTCGCGGATCAAGGTCATGGCCCGGCTGGATATTGCCGAGAAGCGCCAGCCCCAGGATGGCCGTATCACCCTGCGCTCGGCCGGGCGCGAAGTGGACGTGCGGGTCTCGACCCTGCCGGGGATCCATGGCGAGCGGGTGGTGATGCGCGTGCTCGATAAACAGGCGAGCCTGCTGGCGCTGGCCAACCTGGGCATGCCGGCGGCGGTGGAGCAGGGCCTGCGCGCGTGCCTGGCGCGGCCGAACGGGATTGTCCTGAGCACCGGGCCGACCGGTTCGGGCAAGACCACCACCCTGTACGCCAGCCTCAACAGCCTCAATGACGGCAGCCGCAACATCCTGACCGTGGAAGACCCGGTCGAGTACGCCATCGCCGGGATCGGCCAGACTGCAATCAATCCGCGCGCCGGACTGACGTTCGCCACCGGCCTGCGGGCAATCCTGCGCCAGGACCCGGACGTGATCATGCTCGGCGAGATCCGTGACCGCGAGACCGCGCAGATCGCCGTGCAGGCCAGTCTTACCGGTCACCTGGTGCTGTCGACCCTGCACACCAACAGCGCCGTGGGCGCTGTGACGCGCTTGCGCGACATGGGTATCGAACCTTTTCTTATCGCCTCGTGCCTACGCGGTGTGATGGCCCAGCGCCTGGTACGGCGCCTGTGCAGCTGTGCCAGGCCACAACCGTTGCAAGCCGCCGAGCGGCAGCTGTGGCCGGAGCTGGCCGACCTGAACCAGAGCTTTCATGCGGTCGGTTGCGAACAGTGCCAGGGCACGGGCTATCGCGGCCGGCTCGGCCTTTACGAGTTCATCGAACTGGACGCTGGGTTGATCGGCCTGCTCTACGACGGCGCCAGTGAGGTGGCGATGCAGGAACACTTGAATGGGCGTCGACAAAGCCTCGCCGGCATGGCCAGCCAGTGCCTGCGCCAGGGCCAGACCAGCCTGGCCGAAGTGCTGCGCGCGGTGCAGGGCTAA
- a CDS encoding prepilin-type N-terminal cleavage/methylation domain-containing protein encodes MKRRQQGLTLLELLVALALTAVLGILLAALVNAWVGVRERLEQPAQSSPVLNFCLALERRFDTTVLRKLYEQRLPLAINWLDWQPAALQLQWVARSAWPQAEGGSRLQRQRLSYDVRGQRLLLETSADLYAVGKPQWRERDQLDQVTAPSFAFFQSGRWLAFPSTERSAPDRGVRLEFKRDGAPYVCTFALPEAP; translated from the coding sequence ATGAAGCGCCGTCAGCAGGGCCTGACCCTGCTCGAACTGCTGGTCGCCCTGGCCCTGACCGCCGTACTGGGGATCTTGCTGGCGGCGCTGGTCAATGCCTGGGTCGGGGTCAGGGAGCGGCTGGAGCAGCCTGCCCAGTCCTCGCCGGTGCTGAACTTCTGCCTGGCCCTGGAGCGGCGTTTCGACACCACGGTGTTGCGTAAGCTCTACGAGCAGCGCCTGCCACTGGCAATCAACTGGCTGGACTGGCAACCCGCCGCCTTGCAATTGCAATGGGTGGCCCGCAGTGCCTGGCCGCAAGCCGAAGGCGGTTCACGTTTGCAGCGCCAACGCCTGAGTTACGACGTGCGTGGGCAACGGTTGCTGCTGGAAACCTCCGCCGATCTGTATGCGGTGGGTAAACCGCAGTGGCGTGAACGCGATCAACTCGATCAGGTCACGGCGCCGAGCTTCGCGTTCTTTCAATCGGGCCGCTGGCTGGCCTTTCCTTCTACCGAGCGGTCTGCCCCGGATCGCGGTGTGCGGCTTGAGTTCAAGCGTGATGGAGCACCTTATGTCTGTACCTTCGCCCTGCCGGAGGCGCCTTGA
- the gspD gene encoding type II secretion system secretin GspD encodes MIARLCLACVLSLGLNLAWAEEPVALDDDETPLYEVNFVDTELSEFIDSVSQITGTTFIVDPRVQGKVTVRTVDRHDSEAIYDIFLAQLRAQGFAAVDLPNGSVKIVPDQAARLEPVPVESAGKAAQSSDGVATRVFNVRNAASEQLLGILKPLIDPRVGVITPYPAANLLVITDWRSNLERIDSLLLQLDQVSDEPMQVMPLQHASANDTSKLINQLLAREQGADSAQVVADPRSNALLVRGSADSRERVRALLAQLDRPGENLRSSNTQVIYLRHANASEVVKVLRSLSQDTLPAGSGEGSKDDKAPAPVSSSGIRLEYEEGTNAVVMVGPDSELAAYRNIVEQLDVRRAQVVVEAIIAEVSDSRAEELGVQWLFADEKFGAGTVNFGSSGPSIAAIAGAAAGKDNAALAKLLSGTNGLTAGLGNFGGGFNFAVLVNALKSKSGFNLLSTPTLLTLDNAEASILVGQEVPFVTGSVTQDNTNPYQTIERKEVGVKLRIKPQINIDNTVRLDIVQEVSSIADNASASDVITNKREIKTKVMVEDNGLVILGGLISDEVTSSKQKVPLLGDIPWLGRLFSSSGQQGVKQNLMVFIRPRILRDGQALASLSAEKYRNLQQDTALKLPAISDDGKLLQAFPASRLRLDEGVW; translated from the coding sequence ATGATTGCAAGACTCTGCCTGGCCTGCGTGCTGAGCCTGGGCCTCAACCTGGCCTGGGCCGAAGAACCGGTGGCACTGGATGACGACGAAACCCCGTTGTATGAAGTGAATTTCGTCGACACCGAGCTCAGCGAATTCATCGACAGCGTGTCGCAGATCACCGGCACCACTTTCATTGTCGATCCACGGGTGCAGGGCAAGGTCACGGTGCGTACGGTCGACCGCCACGACAGCGAGGCGATCTACGACATCTTCCTGGCCCAGTTGCGCGCCCAGGGTTTTGCCGCCGTCGACCTGCCCAACGGCAGCGTCAAGATCGTCCCCGACCAGGCCGCGCGTCTTGAGCCGGTGCCGGTGGAAAGCGCCGGTAAAGCGGCGCAAAGCAGCGATGGCGTGGCTACTCGCGTGTTCAATGTGCGCAATGCCGCCAGCGAGCAGCTACTGGGCATTCTCAAGCCGCTGATCGATCCCCGGGTCGGGGTCATCACCCCGTATCCTGCGGCCAACCTGTTGGTGATCACCGATTGGCGCAGCAACCTGGAACGCATCGACAGCCTGCTGCTGCAGCTCGATCAGGTCAGTGACGAGCCGATGCAGGTCATGCCCTTGCAACACGCCAGTGCCAACGACACCAGCAAGTTGATCAACCAGTTGCTGGCCCGTGAGCAGGGCGCCGACAGCGCCCAGGTGGTGGCCGACCCACGCAGCAACGCGCTGCTGGTGCGTGGCAGCGCCGACAGCCGTGAGCGGGTGCGCGCTTTGTTGGCGCAGTTGGACCGTCCTGGCGAAAACCTGCGCAGCTCCAACACCCAGGTGATCTACCTGCGTCATGCCAACGCCAGTGAAGTGGTCAAGGTGCTGCGCAGCCTCAGCCAGGACACGCTGCCGGCCGGCAGCGGTGAGGGCAGCAAGGACGACAAGGCGCCGGCGCCGGTGAGCAGTTCGGGCATTCGCCTTGAATACGAAGAAGGCACCAACGCCGTGGTCATGGTTGGCCCCGACAGCGAGCTGGCGGCCTACCGCAACATCGTTGAGCAACTGGACGTGCGCCGGGCGCAGGTGGTGGTCGAGGCGATCATTGCCGAAGTCTCGGACTCACGCGCCGAAGAGCTGGGGGTGCAGTGGCTGTTCGCCGATGAGAAGTTCGGTGCCGGTACGGTCAACTTCGGCAGCAGCGGCCCGAGCATCGCCGCCATTGCCGGGGCCGCAGCGGGCAAGGACAACGCCGCGTTGGCCAAGCTGCTGTCTGGCACCAACGGCCTGACCGCAGGTCTTGGCAACTTCGGCGGTGGCTTCAACTTCGCCGTGCTGGTCAATGCACTGAAAAGCAAAAGCGGTTTCAACCTGCTGTCGACGCCGACCCTGCTGACCCTGGACAACGCCGAAGCCTCGATCCTGGTCGGCCAGGAAGTCCCCTTCGTCACAGGCTCCGTGACCCAGGACAACACCAACCCCTACCAGACCATCGAGCGCAAGGAAGTCGGGGTCAAGCTGCGCATCAAGCCGCAGATCAATATTGATAACACCGTACGCCTGGATATCGTCCAGGAGGTCTCCTCGATTGCCGACAACGCGTCGGCCAGCGACGTGATCACCAACAAGCGCGAGATCAAGACCAAAGTCATGGTCGAGGACAACGGCCTGGTGATCCTCGGTGGCCTGATCAGCGACGAGGTCACCTCAAGCAAACAGAAGGTGCCGCTGCTTGGTGATATTCCCTGGCTGGGGCGGCTGTTCAGCTCCTCCGGTCAGCAGGGCGTGAAGCAGAACCTGATGGTGTTCATACGCCCGCGCATTCTGCGTGATGGCCAGGCCCTGGCCAGCTTGAGTGCCGAGAAGTACCGCAACCTGCAGCAGGATACCGCGCTGAAACTGCCGGCCATCAGCGACGATGGCAAACTGTTGCAGGCCTTTCCGGCCAGCCGCTTGCGCCTGGACGAGGGCGTCTGGTGA
- a CDS encoding type II secretion system protein GspL: protein MKWLERWQSPRPSTWLLLRPGPEPSRWNWLLEGGQVREEGEGPPPCRAGMRVALILPGQQCSHCQLPAPPGLKREEWPLLLEERLLQPAESIRCGCVSRQGTQLELVSVDRVLLEQWLAQCADWGLNVERCWAEFQLLPETPAGTALCWQRSAELLLCKGATAQARQHWLAWPTALGANLPAPWPSLQCQAFEGNWPPRLIVLERLPSLFEVRAPRRLQLSIALEHRRLLAACLVLGLLCSGLWLSQQWRQSALHKAQVVAVTGPVESPRQAAQALKRLRQAQEGQRLHLRQIEQVQLALEQWLQSRPAWHLVASGFDGQRLRMRLHGDQPPDVETWQGIASQLDLRVEATAAAHELQLVFDLGAAS from the coding sequence ATGAAATGGCTTGAACGCTGGCAATCACCCAGGCCGAGCACTTGGCTGCTGCTGCGCCCTGGCCCTGAACCGTCGCGCTGGAACTGGCTACTGGAGGGCGGCCAGGTGCGTGAGGAGGGTGAGGGGCCGCCGCCCTGTCGTGCAGGCATGCGCGTGGCACTGATTCTGCCGGGGCAGCAGTGCAGTCACTGTCAATTACCGGCGCCACCAGGCTTGAAACGCGAAGAGTGGCCGTTGTTGCTCGAAGAGCGCTTGCTGCAGCCGGCCGAGTCCATTCGCTGCGGTTGTGTGTCACGCCAAGGTACGCAACTGGAACTGGTCAGCGTTGATCGGGTGCTGCTGGAACAGTGGTTGGCACAATGCGCGGACTGGGGGCTGAATGTGGAGCGCTGCTGGGCCGAGTTTCAGTTGTTGCCCGAGACCCCGGCGGGCACTGCGCTGTGCTGGCAGCGCAGTGCCGAGCTGTTGCTGTGCAAGGGTGCGACCGCGCAAGCGCGTCAGCACTGGCTGGCCTGGCCAACCGCGCTGGGGGCGAACCTGCCGGCACCCTGGCCAAGCCTGCAATGCCAAGCGTTCGAGGGCAACTGGCCGCCGCGCTTGATCGTGCTGGAACGTCTGCCCAGCCTGTTCGAGGTGCGTGCACCGCGTCGCTTGCAACTGTCCATCGCCCTTGAACACAGGCGCTTGCTCGCCGCGTGCCTGGTGCTGGGTTTGCTCTGCAGCGGGCTGTGGCTGAGCCAGCAATGGCGCCAGAGCGCATTGCACAAGGCGCAGGTCGTGGCGGTAACGGGACCGGTTGAATCACCGCGGCAGGCGGCCCAGGCCCTCAAGCGTTTGCGTCAGGCGCAAGAAGGTCAACGCTTGCACCTGCGCCAGATTGAGCAGGTACAACTGGCACTGGAGCAGTGGCTGCAATCGCGCCCGGCCTGGCACCTGGTCGCCAGCGGCTTTGACGGGCAACGCTTGCGCATGCGTTTGCACGGTGATCAGCCGCCAGACGTCGAGACCTGGCAGGGCATTGCCAGCCAGCTCGACCTCAGGGTCGAAGCCACTGCCGCTGCCCACGAACTGCAACTGGTCTTCGACCTGGGAGCGGCCTCATGA
- the gspF gene encoding type II secretion system inner membrane protein GspF: MPTFRYQAVDLGGRTRKASIQADSERHARQLLREQGLFARQLQRHEAGNAQPRRQRVSRAQLCELTRQLATLTGAGIPLVDALATLERQLVEPALRNLLVAVRGSLAEGLSLARSLARQGGLFSGLYCALVEAGERSGRLAQVLERLAEHLEQVQRQQHKARTALIYPCVLMGVSLAVVVGLMTFVVPKLTEQFAHSGQSLPWITSLLIGISDLLVLVGPWLLLFLGGASVLGAWLLRRPHWRLRRDDLLLRLPKVGPLLAVLESARLSRSLAILAGSGVPLLEALQVATATVNNRRIHLALQGVGSEVQGGVSLHRALDTSGHFPPLLLNMVASGEASGTLPDMLERVADNQERGFARQVDSTMALFEPLMILVMGAVVLFIVLAVLLPIMQLNQGLTL; encoded by the coding sequence ATGCCGACCTTTCGTTACCAGGCCGTGGACCTCGGTGGGCGTACGCGCAAGGCCAGTATCCAGGCCGACAGCGAGCGCCATGCGCGCCAGCTATTGCGTGAGCAGGGATTGTTCGCTCGCCAGTTGCAGCGCCACGAGGCCGGCAATGCACAGCCGAGGCGGCAACGGGTCAGCCGCGCCCAGTTGTGCGAACTGACCCGGCAACTGGCAACCCTGACCGGTGCCGGCATCCCCCTGGTGGATGCCTTGGCGACCCTCGAGCGGCAGTTGGTGGAGCCAGCCTTGCGCAACCTGCTGGTGGCCGTGCGTGGATCCCTCGCCGAAGGCCTGAGCCTGGCCCGCAGTCTTGCGCGCCAGGGTGGCCTGTTTTCCGGCTTGTATTGCGCGCTGGTCGAGGCCGGCGAACGCTCCGGGCGCCTGGCTCAGGTGCTGGAGCGTCTGGCCGAGCACCTGGAGCAGGTCCAGCGCCAGCAGCACAAGGCCCGTACGGCCCTGATCTACCCCTGTGTACTGATGGGCGTGTCGCTGGCAGTGGTGGTCGGCCTGATGACTTTTGTGGTGCCCAAACTCACCGAGCAGTTTGCTCACTCCGGGCAGAGCCTGCCGTGGATCACCTCACTGCTGATCGGTATCAGCGACCTCTTGGTACTGGTCGGCCCCTGGCTGTTGCTCTTTCTGGGAGGGGCATCGGTGCTCGGTGCCTGGCTGTTGCGCCGCCCGCACTGGCGCCTGCGCCGCGATGATCTGCTGCTGCGGCTGCCCAAGGTGGGCCCGCTGCTGGCGGTGCTGGAGAGCGCACGCTTGTCGCGCAGCCTGGCGATTCTGGCCGGCAGCGGCGTGCCATTGCTCGAAGCCCTGCAAGTGGCCACGGCCACGGTCAACAACCGGCGTATCCACCTGGCCCTGCAAGGGGTTGGCAGCGAGGTGCAAGGCGGCGTCAGCCTACATAGGGCACTGGATACCAGCGGCCATTTTCCGCCGTTGCTGCTGAACATGGTCGCCAGCGGCGAGGCCAGCGGCACCTTGCCGGACATGCTCGAACGGGTCGCCGACAACCAGGAGCGTGGCTTCGCCCGCCAGGTCGACAGCACCATGGCGCTGTTCGAGCCGCTGATGATCCTGGTGATGGGCGCGGTGGTGCTGTTCATCGTCCTCGCCGTGCTGTTGCCGATCATGCAGCTCAACCAGGGACTGACACTTTGA
- the gspM gene encoding type II secretion system protein GspM has translation MSEWVQRRWLMPAAWAMIAGLLLMLVFREGSTRRQDAQQWQALARLAAGLQVEAGLGVERLQQSAQAGSIVLNEVLPETGSWQIKGRAADEQALQNWVLVLQGEGARPLSWALEHTESGMDFQLVLQR, from the coding sequence ATGAGTGAGTGGGTGCAGCGCCGTTGGTTGATGCCGGCGGCTTGGGCAATGATCGCAGGCTTGTTGCTGATGCTGGTGTTTCGCGAAGGTTCGACCCGCCGGCAGGACGCGCAGCAATGGCAGGCCCTGGCCCGGTTGGCAGCAGGTTTGCAGGTCGAGGCCGGGCTTGGTGTGGAGCGACTGCAGCAGTCGGCGCAGGCGGGCAGCATTGTATTGAACGAGGTGCTGCCGGAAACCGGCAGTTGGCAGATCAAGGGCCGTGCCGCAGATGAGCAGGCGCTGCAGAACTGGGTGCTGGTCTTGCAGGGCGAAGGTGCGCGGCCGCTGAGTTGGGCTCTTGAGCACACTGAGTCGGGCATGGACTTTCAACTGGTGTTGCAACGATGA
- a CDS encoding prepilin-type N-terminal cleavage/methylation domain-containing protein → MRGERGFTLLEMLVVLLIAGLMSALSIAWLDTGKAPLQQALERLASASRQQAELARHGGEIRGLRWSGNRPEFVRWVNTRWQTQKVALGDWPQALQADWSNSQEPRWVFTPSGVERSAVLNWHWPEGSERWHWSSDGQLHRAPL, encoded by the coding sequence ATGCGCGGTGAGCGTGGGTTTACCTTGTTGGAAATGCTCGTGGTGCTGCTGATCGCCGGGCTCATGAGTGCCTTGAGCATTGCCTGGCTCGACACGGGCAAGGCGCCGCTGCAGCAGGCCCTTGAGCGACTGGCCAGTGCCAGCCGGCAGCAGGCCGAACTGGCGCGGCATGGCGGTGAGATTCGCGGTCTGCGCTGGAGTGGCAACCGGCCCGAGTTTGTCCGGTGGGTCAATACCCGTTGGCAGACGCAAAAGGTAGCGTTGGGTGACTGGCCGCAGGCGTTGCAGGCGGACTGGTCCAACAGCCAGGAACCACGCTGGGTGTTCACCCCCTCGGGCGTTGAGCGCAGCGCCGTATTGAACTGGCACTGGCCAGAGGGCAGCGAGCGTTGGCACTGGAGCAGCGATGGGCAACTGCACAGGGCGCCCTTGTGA
- a CDS encoding type II secretion system protein, translating into MKAGQRGFTLLEVTVALGIAAALAIMTSQVLRQRLAVQQSVQQHRLGVFCARELQARFTVERYWPMQSSSSGQLQQGDGQCHWQLQLAATGVRNLRRGELRLFGDRDGRDPLGQYRIFLVRP; encoded by the coding sequence GTGAAAGCGGGCCAGCGTGGCTTTACCCTGCTCGAAGTGACCGTGGCCCTGGGCATCGCCGCCGCTTTGGCGATCATGACCAGCCAGGTGCTGCGCCAGCGCCTGGCCGTGCAGCAGAGCGTGCAGCAGCATCGCCTCGGGGTGTTCTGTGCCCGCGAGCTGCAAGCGCGTTTCACCGTGGAGCGGTACTGGCCGATGCAGAGCTCCAGCAGCGGGCAACTGCAGCAGGGCGACGGCCAATGTCATTGGCAATTGCAACTGGCTGCGACCGGGGTGCGAAATCTGCGTCGAGGGGAGTTGCGCCTGTTCGGCGACCGTGACGGACGTGATCCGCTCGGCCAGTACCGAATCTTTCTGGTGCGGCCATGA
- a CDS encoding pilus assembly protein PilZ → MISASRLFSGALLTLAAWLAAQCVLQLSRAPVPASAQQEELRPLPGLMIGHWQARGETGGVPLTALPLQYLGGLRAVPLSATVVVLRYGQATRSLRRGQRLAPGIVLVEIDEQGLIFDNQGRRERLPWPPRPAVTGFKRQG, encoded by the coding sequence GTGATCAGCGCCTCGCGCCTGTTCAGCGGCGCGCTGCTGACCCTGGCGGCCTGGCTCGCCGCCCAGTGCGTGCTGCAACTGAGCCGTGCACCTGTGCCGGCAAGCGCCCAGCAGGAGGAATTGCGGCCATTGCCGGGGCTGATGATCGGCCACTGGCAGGCCCGCGGTGAGACCGGCGGCGTGCCGCTGACCGCTTTGCCCCTGCAATACCTGGGCGGCCTGCGGGCGGTGCCGCTCAGCGCCACCGTGGTGGTACTGCGCTACGGCCAGGCCACGCGCTCGTTGCGCCGTGGTCAGCGCCTGGCCCCAGGCATCGTGCTGGTGGAGATCGATGAGCAGGGGCTGATTTTTGATAACCAGGGGCGGCGCGAACGCCTGCCCTGGCCGCCACGGCCTGCCGTGACCGGCTTCAAGCGCCAAGGATGA
- the gspG gene encoding type II secretion system major pseudopilin GspG, translating into MHSPRARQRGFTLMEIMVVIFIIGLLIAVVAPSVLGSQDKAMKQKVMADLSTLEQALDMYRLDNLRFPSAEQGLSALASKPSVEPLPRAWRADGYIRRLPQDPWGTPYQYRAPGQHGRIDIYSLGADGVEGGEGIDADLGNWEL; encoded by the coding sequence ATGCACAGCCCACGCGCGCGCCAGCGCGGCTTTACCCTGATGGAAATCATGGTGGTGATCTTCATCATCGGCCTGTTGATCGCCGTGGTAGCGCCCAGCGTGCTTGGCAGCCAGGACAAGGCCATGAAGCAGAAGGTCATGGCCGACCTGTCGACCCTGGAGCAGGCACTGGACATGTACCGCCTCGACAACCTGCGCTTTCCGTCCGCCGAGCAGGGCCTGTCGGCGCTGGCCAGTAAACCTTCGGTCGAACCGCTGCCCCGGGCCTGGCGCGCCGACGGTTACATTCGCCGCTTGCCGCAGGATCCCTGGGGCACGCCGTATCAGTACCGGGCGCCGGGCCAGCATGGGCGCATCGATATCTATTCCCTGGGCGCCGACGGCGTCGAGGGCGGCGAAGGTATCGATGCCGACCTGGGTAACTGGGAACTCTAG
- a CDS encoding bifunctional UDP-sugar hydrolase/5'-nucleotidase has product MHRREVLNWIGVGATAPLLTACAGLGATSAGNTAPLDLLYFADTLDARQAGKPVVPATRLGPVTHLGQAPWMTGASARQARAELNPLLDASLAEGVQTGGYAVLAALLEQLRQAAGADNCLTLENGQGWNGSGLAYLTQGASGVEGSELLASQVRVSSDERVLWPQRCAGLYRQYGQAVLGAGLAAEQSAALGVVPFTVVRRSGVRVAVVGITDPYAQDQKASLKQWYQSLLPAFEQARGQADLVVALADVGTGPGLWLAERLSDADLLLCARGQDFWPEPIAVLQASGKRVPVLFAGNRASGAFQVRCQRTAGQWQFNARFHPAFASSLTPTAQARAAQLRGLLAQQRAGHAAWLDQPLARAPQALWRRDTRGGSWDRLLHQALAADSDYPVLLPGLRYDSPLAAGQAITREHLISLTGSYPAPVVEAPARQVEQVLENAAEQLFGDPLLLDNSQDLPRWLGQPWQLSYSPTGKRVSGLSEALGQCRTFGLQYASNVGEPLWQRVEAWLARQPADWQLPALQLPQLRYVQGHPGWHPRELNA; this is encoded by the coding sequence ATGCACAGACGGGAAGTGTTGAACTGGATCGGCGTTGGCGCTACTGCGCCGCTGCTTACGGCCTGTGCGGGCCTGGGCGCAACGTCGGCCGGCAACACCGCGCCGCTGGACCTGCTGTACTTTGCCGACACGCTCGATGCTCGACAAGCCGGTAAGCCGGTGGTCCCGGCCACGCGCCTGGGCCCGGTCACCCACCTGGGCCAGGCCCCCTGGATGACCGGCGCCAGCGCTCGCCAGGCACGGGCCGAACTCAACCCGCTGCTCGATGCCAGCCTGGCCGAGGGCGTGCAAACCGGCGGCTACGCGGTGCTGGCGGCCTTGCTGGAGCAGCTTCGCCAGGCTGCCGGAGCCGACAACTGCCTGACCCTGGAAAACGGCCAGGGCTGGAATGGCAGTGGCCTGGCCTACCTGACGCAGGGCGCCAGCGGTGTCGAAGGCAGTGAGTTGCTGGCAAGCCAAGTGCGGGTCAGCAGTGATGAGCGGGTGCTCTGGCCGCAGCGTTGCGCCGGCCTGTACCGTCAGTACGGCCAGGCGGTGTTGGGTGCCGGCCTGGCTGCGGAGCAGTCGGCGGCATTGGGAGTTGTACCGTTCACCGTCGTGCGTCGCAGTGGTGTACGGGTTGCTGTGGTGGGCATCACCGACCCCTATGCCCAGGACCAGAAAGCCTCGCTCAAACAGTGGTATCAGTCTTTGTTGCCAGCCTTTGAACAGGCCCGTGGCCAGGCCGATCTGGTGGTTGCCCTGGCCGATGTCGGTACCGGCCCCGGCCTGTGGCTGGCCGAGCGCCTGAGCGATGCCGACCTGTTGCTCTGCGCCCGAGGCCAGGACTTCTGGCCCGAACCGATTGCCGTGCTGCAAGCCAGCGGCAAGCGGGTACCGGTGCTGTTTGCCGGCAACCGCGCCAGCGGCGCCTTTCAAGTGCGCTGCCAGCGCACTGCCGGGCAATGGCAGTTCAATGCCCGCTTTCATCCCGCCTTTGCCAGCAGCCTTACCCCCACTGCCCAGGCCCGTGCGGCGCAGTTGCGCGGGCTGCTCGCCCAGCAACGCGCCGGCCACGCGGCCTGGCTCGATCAGCCCCTGGCCCGTGCCCCCCAGGCGCTGTGGCGCCGTGATACCCGCGGCGGCAGTTGGGACCGCCTGCTGCATCAAGCCCTGGCGGCTGACAGCGACTATCCCGTGTTGCTCCCGGGGCTGCGCTATGACAGCCCGTTGGCAGCCGGCCAGGCCATCACCCGTGAACACCTGATCAGCCTGACCGGCAGCTACCCGGCGCCGGTGGTCGAGGCCCCGGCCCGGCAAGTCGAGCAGGTGCTGGAGAACGCCGCCGAGCAACTGTTCGGCGACCCGCTGTTGCTCGACAACAGCCAGGACCTGCCACGCTGGCTGGGCCAGCCCTGGCAGCTCAGCTACAGCCCGACCGGCAAGCGCGTGTCGGGCCTGAGCGAAGCCTTGGGGCAGTGCCGCACCTTCGGCTTGCAGTACGCCTCGAACGTCGGTGAGCCGCTGTGGCAGCGGGTCGAGGCCTGGTTGGCCAGGCAGCCTGCGGACTGGCAACTGCCCGCCTTGCAATTGCCGCAGTTGCGTTACGTGCAGGGGCATCCAGGCTGGCATCCGCGTGAGTTGAACGCGTGA